In a single window of the Nicotiana tomentosiformis chromosome 8, ASM39032v3, whole genome shotgun sequence genome:
- the LOC104117616 gene encoding uncharacterized protein yields MASSCPSPHAKFSFECRPKLLKDFLQDESPSYSSNISFQSHPQKAYKSTSQRFLNKNSSQLHRSRSSRAASATISAIHKVINIVKFLPFTYVKSPSILPRIISRKLSRRNHKETENYILNHEVSVTVKVKVKDILRWKSSKDLVEEKSTPLDYAHSPFKCDFTAENLSSWCGEIDECYGKRNLLEEGVGGCCVTETRGIKLDPKEHYENEQHSPVSVLESPFREDQDEYFSFHRTLVDTDRRKCMLRERIQAFESLEEGNTSFNEEDEEIQEQETHEIEENAKKLLSHFKETEKLCTEDCEANVDQLLLDFFWHELIQNNVDESEILMKEAKSLINGEYNDEFEWENEDKREAYIRDMQELGRWNYKFEEEKEELALDLEFEVLTDLVHEVLVDFFALNR; encoded by the exons ATGGCTTCTTCATGTCCTAGTCCACATGCAAAGTTTTCATTCGAGTGTCGACCAAAGTTGCTTAAAGATTTCCTCCAAGACGAGTCCCCTTCTTACTCCTCAAATATAAGTTTTCAATCACACCCTCAAAAAGCTTATAAATCTACAAGTCAAAGATTTTTGAACAAAAATTCATCTCAACTACATAGAAGTCGATCATCTAGAGCTGCTTCAGCTACTATTTCCGCCATTCACAAGGTCATTAACATTGTTAAGTTCTTGCCATTTACCTATGTTAAATCCCCATCCATTTTACCTAGAATCATTTCGAGAAAACTAtcaagaagaaatcacaaagagACTGAAAACTATATTttgaaccatgaggtctcagttACTGTCAAAGTCAAAGTCAAAGATATCTTACGGTGGAAATCATCTAAGGACCTAGTGGAGGAGAAATCTACACCGTTGGATTATGCTCATTCCCCCTTTAAGTGTGATTTTACTGCTGAGAATTTATCTTCTTGGTGTGGTGAAATAGACGAATGCTATGGCAAAAGGAATTTACTTGAAGAAGGTGTCGGTGGTTGTTGCGTTACAGAGACAAGAGGAATCAAATTGGACCCCAAG GAACACTATGAGAACGAGCAGCACAGTCCAGTCTCAGTTCTTGAATCTCCATTTCGTGAAGATCAGGACGAATACTTTTCTTTCCATAGAACCCTTGTTGATACTGACA GAAGAAAGTGCATGCTCAGGGAAAGAATTCAAGCGTTTGAGAGTCTAGAAGAAGGAAACACTAGCTTTAacgaggaggatgaagaaatacaagaacaAGAAACGCATGAGATTGAAGAAAACGCAAAGAAATTATTAAGCCAtttcaaagaaactgaaaagttGTGCACGGAAGATTGTGAAGCAAATGTGGATCAGCTTTTGTTGGATTTCTTTTGGCATGAACTGATTCAAAACAATGTTGATGAAAGTGAAATCTTAATGAAAGAAGCTAAATCTTTGATCAATGGAGAGTATAATGATGAATTTGAGTGGGAGAATGAGGACAAAAGGGAGGCCTATATAAGGGATATGCAAGAACTAGGGAGATGGAATTACAAGTTTGAAGAGGAGAAAGAAGAGTTGGCGTTAGACTTGGAGTTTGAGGTGCTTACTGATTTGGTCCATGAGGTCTTGGTAGATTTTTTTGCTCTTAATCGGTAG
- the LOC138897228 gene encoding uncharacterized protein, which translates to MSALPENCKDQSTTRPPLSNNHYYSLWKERRRYHFQITDGCFKCDKKNHMFKNCPIWEVEWKKESSKRRNRKKEQVHDKKKYNKGPSKAMVDAWEDISDKDIDDDDAERALIAIQESEDEPEEESEISFLGLKDKIKFLFKDRLSELLLTLIDESKNISSEKEQLSKECVHALDTSVLELRSRNLKLKLGAGKEIASGTQLSLEEDLGKVKDELYKRDELVRTLKEDLNKFKHELDRTCKWNREKGEIIGVGKVGKLNYHSIKNVYLIDGLKYSLISISQLCDRGNMVAFTSTKCFVINLTIDKIVLQGKRVNNIYVVDMSTLSDNELTCLSVLDNDPLLWHKRLGHASLSQLNKLVSKDLGIGLPNIKFKEDKVYEDCARGKKVRSSFKSNKMVRTTRTMELVYMDLCGPMKILSRGGKRYVMVLVDYSRFIWTLFLISKDEAFDMFISFVRKTQNQLGNQLASIRSDHGTEFENAKFVEFCGEHGIDHNFYIPRTSQQNGVVE; encoded by the exons atgagtgcactacCTGAAAATTGTAAAGATCAATCCACCACTAGGCCACCACTATCCAATAATCACTACTATTCTTTGTGGAAGGAGAGAAGAAGATATCACTTTCAGATAACTGATGGATGCTTCAAATGTGATAAAAAGAATCACATGTTCAAAAACTGTCCTATATGGGAAGTCGAGTGGAAAAAGGAGAGTTCTAAAAgaagaaacagaaagaaggaaCAAGTTCATGATAAGAAGAAATACAACAAAGGGCCATCCAAAGCAATGGTTGATGCTTGGGAAGACATTTCAGATAAGGACATTGACGATGATGATGCCGAACGAGCTCTTATAGCAATTCAAGAATCTGAAGATGAACCTGAAGAAGAATCCGAGATAAGTTTTCTAGGCCTAAAGGataaaattaaattccttttTAAAGATAGACTATCAGAATTGTTGCTAActttaattgatgaatctaagaaTATAAGTTCTGAAAAAGAACAATTGTCAAAGGAGTGT gttcatgcacttgacacATCTGTTCTAGAACTTAGATCTAGAAATCTGAAATTGAAGTTAGGAGCAGGTAAAGAAATAGCTAGTGGCACACAACTCTCACTAGAAGAGGATCTAGGAAAGGTAAAAGATGAGCTATATAAAAGGGATGAACTGGTAAGAACTTTGAAAGAGGACTTGAATAAGTTTAAGCATGAGTTAGATAGAacatgtaaatggaacag aGAGAAAGGTGAGATTATTGGAGTTGGGAAGGTAGGAAAATTAAATTATCACTCAATTAAGAATGTCTACCTGATAGATGGATTGAAATACAGCTTGATAAGTATctcacaactgtgtgatagaggaAACATGGTAGctttcacctctacaaaatgctttgtgattaatcttaccattgacaagatagttttgcagggaaaaagagtgaataaCATATATGTGGTTGATATGTCTacactttcagataatgaactcacttgcttaagtgtgttggataatgatcccctcctttggcacaagagacttggacacgCCAGTCTAAGCCAACTCAataaactagtctccaaggacttggggatagggttgcctaacattaagttcaaggaagataaagtttatGAAGAttgtgcaagggggaagaaggtaagatcctcttttaaaagcaACAAAATGGTACGTACTAcaaggacgatggaactggtctatatggatctatgtggaccaATGAAAATATTGagcagaggtggtaaaagatatgttatggtgcttgttgattATTCTAGGTTTATTTGGACACTATTTTTaatatctaaagatgaagcatttgacatgttcatttcatttgttagaaaaactcagaaccagctaggtaatcaacttgcttCAATtcggtctgatcatggtactgaatttgagaatgctaaatttgttgaattttgtggTGAGCACGGTatagatcataatttttataTTCCTAGAACttcacaacaaaatggagtagttgaatga